The genomic region CCCTGAGCTCTAAGCCACAGGCCGTCCCGGGCGCTTCTCATGTTTCCCAAGGAGCACAGGAAGGAATCTTACTGCCGTTAAATGCAAGAAGGGGCTCTTGTGAATTTCTGACTAAATGGAGTATTCCAGTGGACTTTACCATTTTAATACTGTATCGAGGGCAACAGTGAGTTCAGTTTAGCAGGTTTCACATTCCAGAACTAAGTCGTCCTCTGTTGTCACTGTGAGATTAATGATGAGACCCATTCGGCTACTTCATCCAGAACTCTGTACTTTTTTCATTTGTAGAGGATTAGTTTTGAAGATCTCTCCCTCCtttaccccctcccctcctttgtgtaCTTAATACATCAGAGCAAGATGTTTAGCATAGCTAGCCGTCTTTGGAATGTGCTAGCTTACTAAATGCAGGgagttttgaagaaaaaaaaacggAATGGAGCATTGAACAAAAAACCCCACTTTGTCTTGCACAATACAAAATTCTGCTACTTCATCTTGCACAATCTATAGGCACAGCAGTGTGGACAGAAATATGCCCTGTATATATCATCCTGACCTCAGTCAGAAGAGAGACTCTTCCACTTACTCCAGAAGTGGAAgtggagagtcagtttggtgtagtggttaagagcagcaggactctaatctggagaactgggtttgattccccactcctccactcgaagccagctcggtgaccgtgggtcagtcacagcttctcagagctctctcaaccccacttacctcacaaggtgattgtcgtgaggttgtaaaccactctgtgggtGTAAATTTGTCCttaagggcagcatataaattgtatgttattattattattcagcttGTCTCTGCTGTAGTGTCTGCTGTAGCCAGTAAGCACATGGATGCTCCTTTCTAACTTAACCACAGAGTGCATAATAAAATCACCACTGACTCCCACATTCCCCCAAATTCAACTATAAGGCAGCCAACTGAaggctaaattgtttaatgtcTTGCAGCTAGCAGTTAGATACGGTTCTGGATATTGGAAGTGGtttatctcttttttttaaaaaactgttgcaACTGTGGGTTTATCTTCAAGTTTCATTGTTAGTTGCCTTGAGTCTTTAATTAGAGAAAAGCAGACTAGAAAACATCTtaagtaaataattttttaaaaaatgtaaccatGTCGAGAGACCATTGTTAACAATCATTGGACTGCGTGGCCACACCCTTCTGACAATCTGCATGGCTGCATTTATACACGGACATGTTCTCAAGTAGTAGCCATGCGCTAAACAGCCACCCTTGGGtaaattggttcatttggttgATAACCATGAAGTAGGGGAGAGTATTGAAGGAATGACCTGTCCTTCAATACTTTGAGGAGTTCATGCATAATTGGACCTTAGTCCGTTTTGTTCTCCTAACAGTCTCGCGAGGTcggttagactgagggccaagctacaagtgacgaatgatgcaggttggacacttgtcagcttccctcaagttttgatgggaattgtaggcatcctggtcttgcagcttggctctccgactgctgtccaatggacttttcaactgtcacttgttcaacattacaccaagctgcctacgtttcccatcaaaacttgagggaagctgacaagtgtccaacctgtgtcattcatcatttgtagtttggccctcagagagggagagagtgactggcccaaggtcagcaacTCAGCTTCATAGTTGAGTGaggatctgaacccaggtctgAACACAGTGGTCCAACACTTTGACCACTACACAACATGGTTATAGTACAGGAAATACTTATATAatgaaacatttatatcccaccatggCTTAAGGCAGCTGTCAGTACATATTTCAAAACATAAAAGAGCAGTAAAACCCTTGTTGTTTGCAGAACTTTTGCATTGCTGCACAGAGttcttccctttggggagaagaTTGCAGGAAAATAGGAGTTTTGAACCTTTGTCAGCTTTGAACGTGTCACACTCCTTCCTGAGCAACGAGCCTCCTATGTGCTTGTTCCGAGCTGTCCTTATAGAtgaatttatttaattcatttttacTGCACCCTTTCTTCTCCCAGGAGGATAGGGTGGCATAGATCGTTCCCCTCCCATCCTTCATTTTAAAGTCACAATAACTCGGTGTGGGTgatgaggctgagagaatgagagactggcccaagatcacccatcaggtttccatggcagactgtggtgtagtggttaagtggttgggttgcgggTCAGCTCTCTGcaagttcgaatcccactcctgccatgagctctgcagatggccttgggtaagccactcctctcagccccagctccgccgctgtattgtgaggataataatatcactgactgtgttcactgctctgagtgggcactcatttgcctagaagagtagtatacaaACGCTCTGTTGTTGTCATAATATTATAACCTGGGTCTTCCATATCTTTGTCTGACACTCTTACCATTACAGCACACCAATCATATTTGAAATAATCTCTACCATTCAAAATGTAATTTTCAATTTTTCTATTTGGGGAGGCCCGCAGGTCCTAATTTGGTAGAGTACTAGAGATCTCTTAATTTGGGAAAATAAAACCTGTCATGGCACTGCTTTGCATTACTATCTTGGAGCTCTGGGCACAAAAGTATTTTCCTCTTTGCCTCGACTGTAAACTGAGGCTGTAGTGAAATTAGAGCAATTATTTCCAACAGAGCACAGCAGTCTGTGTTATCCTGCCCCATCAGAGGCGAGCGCTCTGAAGACGTGGCCGCTTTGCATTCTGGGAAAATATTCTCACATGCTGTCCTTTTGCATTTGGAATTCCATAATTCATGAGGGAAAAGAAGAGCCACAGAAAAGTTTTAGGTGGGGgatgcacctgtggggaaaggcaGCAATGTATAAAATCACACAATCTTGGCAGTTCTTGTGTGTGTTGGCCAGCCATTGCTGATTTTCCAGCACCTCGCCAAACCTTTCAATGTTCTTTCCATAGATAAAACATTAATAAGCTAGAAGTTAGGGGAAGTGCAGTACAATATAAAGGGGTGGAAATTCCTGGATTTTTCTTGCAATGTGAAAAGATGTGGGGGTGGAATCGCATGACTTCCTTCCCCTTCACTGTGACTCTCTTCTGCTGCATCGTCTTTAAAGTGAGAAGAAATTCCTCCAAAGGAGAATTGTCTCAAAGAAAGGCTTCCTCTGAAAAAGTCTTTCTTTGTCGAAGGAAGATTGGGTGGAAGGAAGTCATAGGACCCAGCCTTATATTTGTAGTGGAAAAGGAAGATTACAGGAACTTTAGATCTAACTTAATGCTGTTAATGTAGTTCTTAATACGTCACTTTTGAAACTTTTCTTCCTTAGGCTCTTGGACTTTACAAAGGGATTGGGTCACCTATGATGGGACTTACCTTCATCAACGCCCTTGTGTTTGGCGTTCAAGGAAACACAATCCGTGCTCTGGGGAATGACACACCGTTAAATCAGTTCCTCGCAGGGTCGGCTGCAGGTGCCATTCAGTGCGTGATCTGCTGCCCCATGGAACTGGCTAAGACCCGCATGCAGCTGCAGGGAACCGGTGAATACAGACTGAAGTCTAAGAACTACAAAAATTCCCTGGACTGCTTGGTGAAGATCTATCGAAAGGAAGGCTTGAGGGGTATCAACAAGGGCATGGTTTCCACATTCCTCAGAGAGACCCCCAGTTTTGGGTTTTACTTCCTGACATATGACTACCTAACCAGATACCTTGGTTGCGAGGCGGAGGACAGTTACATTATACCCAAGTTGCTGTTGGCAGGAGGCATGTCTGGAATCGTTTCCTGGCTGTCGACGTACCCCGTGGACGTAATCAAGTCTCGCCTGCAGG from Eublepharis macularius isolate TG4126 chromosome 2, MPM_Emac_v1.0, whole genome shotgun sequence harbors:
- the SLC25A29 gene encoding mitochondrial basic amino acids transporter isoform X1; amino-acid sequence: MALDFLAGCVGGAAGVMVGHPFDTVKVRLQVQNIEKPLYRGTFHCFQSIVKQESALGLYKGIGSPMMGLTFINALVFGVQGNTIRALGNDTPLNQFLAGSAAGAIQCVICCPMELAKTRMQLQGTGEYRLKSKNYKNSLDCLVKIYRKEGLRGINKGMVSTFLRETPSFGFYFLTYDYLTRYLGCEAEDSYIIPKLLLAGGMSGIVSWLSTYPVDVIKSRLQADGIGGVVQYKGILDCIKKSYYNEGWRVFTRGLTSTLLRAFPVNAATFATVTVFLMYMRSEDSQLRGDLSGCEAGPAIQQPSSF
- the SLC25A29 gene encoding mitochondrial basic amino acids transporter isoform X2 — its product is MMGLTFINALVFGVQGNTIRALGNDTPLNQFLAGSAAGAIQCVICCPMELAKTRMQLQGTGEYRLKSKNYKNSLDCLVKIYRKEGLRGINKGMVSTFLRETPSFGFYFLTYDYLTRYLGCEAEDSYIIPKLLLAGGMSGIVSWLSTYPVDVIKSRLQADGIGGVVQYKGILDCIKKSYYNEGWRVFTRGLTSTLLRAFPVNAATFATVTVFLMYMRSEDSQLRGDLSGCEAGPAIQQPSSF